One Actinosynnema pretiosum DNA segment encodes these proteins:
- a CDS encoding family 2B encapsulin nanocompartment shell protein: protein MSVTDQGVESERPQLSLGTAAARNLATTTKSAPQMQNITSRWLLKVLPWEQAAGGAFRVNRRLSYAVGDGRLTFTNTGAAVQVVPQELCELPLLRGFEDVAVLAALASRFKQREFAAGEVVVERGRTQDAVHLVAHGRVNKIGETEYGDQTVLGVLADGDHFGGQCLAGPQGVWDFTVKAITPVTMLVLPWSVFEQLNGEMGGLRAHIQRMVNAGRQKQNQHGEAEIDIASGHEGEAPLPGTFVDYELAPREYELSVAQTVLNIHTRVADLYNEPMDQVEQQLRLTIEALRERQEHELVNNRDFGLLHNSDLGQRIHTRTGPPTPDDFDELLSLVWKQPTAFLAHPKVIAAFGRECTKRGIYPQNTDLNGHLVPAWRGVPVLPCNKIGISDQRTSSVILLRAGKDNQGVIGLHQTGLPDEYQPGLNVRFMGINERAVMSYLVSTYYSAAIMVPDAVGVLEHVELGRED, encoded by the coding sequence GTGTCTGTCACCGATCAGGGCGTGGAATCCGAGCGCCCTCAGCTGAGCCTCGGCACTGCGGCTGCCCGCAACCTCGCGACCACCACCAAGTCCGCCCCGCAGATGCAGAACATCACCTCGCGGTGGCTGCTGAAGGTCCTGCCGTGGGAGCAGGCGGCCGGTGGCGCGTTCCGGGTCAACCGCAGGCTCAGCTACGCGGTCGGCGACGGCAGGCTGACCTTCACCAACACCGGCGCCGCCGTGCAGGTCGTGCCGCAGGAGCTGTGCGAGCTGCCGCTGCTGCGCGGGTTCGAGGACGTGGCCGTGCTGGCCGCGCTCGCCTCCCGCTTCAAGCAGCGCGAGTTCGCCGCGGGCGAGGTCGTCGTGGAGCGCGGGCGCACCCAGGACGCCGTGCACCTGGTCGCGCACGGCCGGGTCAACAAGATCGGCGAGACCGAGTACGGCGACCAGACGGTGCTCGGCGTGCTCGCCGACGGCGACCACTTCGGCGGCCAGTGCCTGGCCGGTCCGCAGGGCGTCTGGGACTTCACCGTCAAGGCGATCACCCCGGTCACCATGCTGGTGCTGCCGTGGAGCGTGTTCGAGCAGCTCAACGGCGAGATGGGCGGCCTGCGGGCGCACATCCAGCGGATGGTGAACGCCGGTCGCCAGAAGCAGAACCAGCACGGCGAGGCCGAGATCGACATCGCCTCGGGCCACGAGGGCGAGGCCCCGCTCCCCGGCACGTTCGTGGACTACGAGCTGGCGCCGCGCGAGTACGAGCTGAGCGTCGCGCAGACCGTCCTCAACATCCACACCCGCGTCGCGGACCTCTACAACGAGCCGATGGACCAGGTCGAGCAGCAGCTGCGGCTCACCATCGAGGCGCTGCGCGAGCGCCAGGAGCACGAGCTGGTCAACAACCGCGACTTCGGCCTGCTGCACAACTCCGACCTCGGCCAGCGCATCCACACCCGCACCGGCCCGCCCACCCCGGACGACTTCGACGAGCTGCTGTCCCTGGTGTGGAAGCAGCCGACCGCGTTCCTGGCGCACCCCAAGGTGATCGCCGCGTTCGGCCGCGAGTGCACCAAGCGCGGGATCTACCCGCAGAACACCGACCTGAACGGGCACCTGGTCCCCGCGTGGCGCGGCGTGCCCGTGCTGCCCTGCAACAAGATCGGCATCAGCGACCAGCGCACCAGCTCGGTGATCCTGCTGCGCGCGGGCAAGGACAACCAGGGCGTGATCGGCCTGCACCAGACCGGCCTGCCCGACGAGTACCAGCCCGGCCTGAACGTGCGGTTCATGGGCATCAACGAGCGGGCGGTCATGTCGTACCTGGTCAGCACGTACTACTCCGCCGCGATCATGGTCCCCGACGCCGTCGGCGTGCTGGAGCACGTCGAGCTGGGCCGCGAGGACTGA
- a CDS encoding anti-sigma factor family protein, producing MSSLPNHVDVAAYVLGILDEDEVDAFENHLAQCRRCALDLRDFAQLPDLLDEANAAGLLSSDAGERPDGRSVRSMLDVVSLDRARKRRKYSLCAAAAALALIALSSAATYGIVSSGDLVAQDGGSPRQTEVAKNSVDASGELVRTNAETGVWARVSASPEPWGTSLEFEVRGVRAKTGELVAKSRDGKTYPVATWLVTADDAEGARTGETVTVPGGLALRWHEITEFAVRDKDSGEVLLLLPTSD from the coding sequence GTGAGTTCGCTGCCGAACCACGTCGACGTCGCGGCGTACGTCCTCGGCATCCTCGACGAGGACGAGGTCGACGCCTTCGAGAACCACCTCGCCCAGTGCCGCCGGTGCGCGCTCGACCTGCGCGACTTCGCGCAACTGCCCGACCTGCTCGACGAGGCGAACGCCGCGGGGCTGCTCAGCTCCGACGCGGGCGAGCGCCCGGACGGCCGCTCGGTGCGCTCCATGCTGGACGTGGTCTCCCTGGACCGCGCCCGCAAGCGCCGCAAGTACTCGCTCTGCGCGGCGGCTGCCGCGCTGGCGCTGATCGCGCTCTCCTCGGCGGCGACCTACGGGATCGTCTCGTCCGGGGACCTCGTCGCGCAGGACGGCGGCTCGCCCCGGCAGACCGAGGTGGCGAAGAACAGCGTCGACGCCTCGGGCGAGCTGGTGCGCACCAACGCCGAGACCGGTGTCTGGGCGCGGGTCAGCGCCTCGCCCGAGCCGTGGGGGACCTCGCTGGAGTTCGAGGTCAGGGGCGTCAGGGCGAAGACCGGCGAGCTGGTCGCGAAGTCGCGCGACGGGAAGACCTACCCCGTCGCCACCTGGCTCGTCACCGCCGACGACGCCGAGGGCGCCCGGACCGGCGAGACCGTCACGGTCCCCGGCGGGCTCGCGCTGCGGTGGCACGAGATCACGGAGTTCGCGGTGCGGGACAAGGACAGCGGCGAGGTCCTCCTGCTGCTGCCGACCTCGGACTGA
- a CDS encoding cyclase family protein: MGGAVALRGRRAAPARGGLDGYRLVNLAHVNDPDRTSGYPGDPAFTAETVATVARDGYYLRYLHQGEHTGTHWGAPAHFTDGQPHADELDPEDLLLPAVKIDVRDRAARDADYELSVDDLLRWERAHGRIPRCAAVVLWTGWEDRWGTPAFYNRDETGQVHQPGFSVAAVRWLLDTGRLGRRGALGTDAFGPDAGVDGDYRVSKLLYREHRISLEVLANLAGLPETGAHVLVGGTVNRRGSGSPASVYAFVPKHPR, from the coding sequence GTGGGCGGGGCGGTCGCGCTCCGGGGGCGGCGGGCCGCGCCCGCGCGGGGCGGGCTGGACGGGTACCGGCTGGTCAACCTCGCGCACGTCAACGACCCCGACCGCACCAGCGGGTACCCCGGCGACCCGGCCTTCACCGCCGAGACGGTCGCCACCGTCGCGCGCGACGGCTACTACCTCCGGTACCTCCACCAGGGCGAGCACACCGGCACGCACTGGGGCGCGCCCGCGCACTTCACCGACGGGCAGCCGCACGCCGACGAGCTCGACCCCGAGGACCTCCTCCTGCCCGCCGTGAAGATCGACGTCCGGGACCGGGCCGCCCGCGACGCCGACTACGAGCTCTCCGTCGACGACCTGCTGCGCTGGGAGCGCGCGCACGGGCGCATCCCGCGCTGCGCGGCCGTGGTCCTGTGGACCGGCTGGGAGGACCGCTGGGGCACGCCCGCGTTCTACAACCGCGACGAGACCGGCCAGGTCCACCAGCCGGGGTTCTCGGTCGCCGCCGTCCGCTGGCTGCTGGACACCGGGCGGCTCGGTCGCCGCGGCGCGCTGGGCACCGACGCGTTCGGGCCGGACGCCGGCGTCGACGGCGACTACCGGGTCTCCAAGCTGCTCTACCGCGAGCACCGGATCAGCCTGGAGGTCCTCGCGAACCTGGCCGGGCTGCCGGAGACCGGGGCGCACGTGCTGGTCGGCGGAACGGTCAACCGGCGCGGGTCCGGGTCGCCCGCCAGCGTGTACGCGTTCGTGCCCAAGCACCCCCGCTAG
- a CDS encoding acyl-CoA thioesterase, with product MREHYPHWQRVPTRWGDNDVYGHVNNVVHYAFMDTVINTWLIGAGLDIHGGPAIGLCVESHCSYRAAVAFPDALDAGLRVGKLGSSSVRYEVGFYREGADELVAQGHFVHVFTDRGTRRPVPIPDGLRAAMTGLVVP from the coding sequence TTGCGCGAGCACTACCCGCACTGGCAGCGGGTCCCCACCCGGTGGGGCGACAACGACGTGTACGGGCACGTCAACAACGTCGTCCACTACGCGTTCATGGACACGGTGATCAACACCTGGCTGATCGGCGCCGGGCTGGACATCCACGGCGGCCCCGCGATCGGGTTGTGCGTCGAGTCGCACTGCTCCTACCGGGCGGCCGTCGCGTTCCCCGACGCGCTCGACGCCGGGTTGCGCGTGGGCAAGCTCGGCAGCTCCAGCGTCCGGTACGAGGTCGGCTTCTACCGCGAGGGGGCGGACGAGCTGGTGGCGCAGGGGCACTTCGTGCACGTGTTCACCGACCGGGGCACCCGCAGGCCGGTGCCGATCCCGGACGGGCTGCGGGCGGCGATGACCGGGCTGGTGGTCCCGTGA
- a CDS encoding family 2B encapsulin nanocompartment shell protein yields the protein MTAIDPALPLDEIERTRQSLGTAAARNLATTTKSAPQMQAISARWLLRELPWVQTQAGTYRVNRRLTYAVGDGRITFTSTGSDIRVIPQELREVPALRAFEDDDVLTALANRFVQREFTPGDVLVQRGDRAEELFLVAHGKVDKIGEGEYGNQTVLDVLADGDHFGNGVLTGETERWGFTARAVTPVIALVLPWETVQQLRDENSPLRAIVHSTTRTRGLPQNKHGEASIEIASGHEGEAPLPGTFVDYELAPREYELSVAQTVLRVHSRVADLYNKPMNQTEQQLRLTVEALRERQEFEMVNNRDFGLLHNADLKQRIHTRTGPPTPDDLDELLSRRRKTAFMLAHPRAIAAFGREATKRGVYPGVENRNGTMVTTWRGVPLLPCDKIPVTDQGTSSILAMRVGEQDSGVVGLHQTGIPDEFQPGLNARFMGINELGVISYLVSAYYSVAVLVPDALGILEHVEIGRE from the coding sequence GTGACAGCGATCGACCCCGCCCTGCCGCTCGACGAGATCGAGCGCACGCGCCAGAGCCTGGGCACCGCCGCCGCCCGCAACCTGGCCACCACGACCAAGTCAGCCCCGCAGATGCAGGCCATCTCGGCCCGCTGGCTGCTGCGCGAGCTGCCCTGGGTGCAGACCCAGGCGGGCACGTACCGGGTCAACCGCAGGCTCACCTACGCCGTCGGCGACGGGCGGATCACCTTCACCAGCACCGGTTCCGACATCCGCGTCATCCCACAGGAGCTGCGCGAGGTGCCCGCGCTGCGCGCCTTCGAGGACGACGACGTGCTGACCGCGCTCGCGAACCGGTTCGTGCAGCGCGAGTTCACCCCCGGCGACGTGCTGGTGCAGCGCGGCGACCGCGCCGAGGAGCTCTTCCTCGTCGCGCACGGCAAGGTCGACAAGATCGGCGAGGGCGAGTACGGCAACCAGACCGTGCTCGACGTGCTCGCCGACGGCGACCACTTCGGCAACGGCGTCCTGACCGGCGAGACCGAGCGGTGGGGCTTCACCGCCAGGGCGGTCACGCCGGTGATCGCGCTGGTGCTGCCGTGGGAGACCGTGCAGCAGCTGCGCGACGAGAACAGCCCGCTGCGCGCGATCGTCCACTCGACCACGCGCACCAGGGGCCTGCCGCAGAACAAGCACGGCGAGGCGTCCATCGAGATCGCCTCGGGCCACGAGGGCGAGGCCCCGCTGCCGGGCACGTTCGTGGACTACGAGCTGGCGCCGCGCGAGTACGAGCTGAGCGTCGCGCAGACCGTGCTGCGGGTCCACAGCCGCGTCGCGGACCTCTACAACAAGCCGATGAACCAGACCGAGCAGCAGTTGCGGCTCACCGTCGAGGCCCTGCGCGAGCGGCAGGAGTTCGAGATGGTGAACAACCGCGACTTCGGCCTGCTGCACAACGCGGACCTCAAGCAGCGCATCCACACCCGGACCGGCCCGCCCACCCCGGACGACCTGGACGAGCTGCTCAGCCGCAGGCGCAAGACCGCGTTCATGCTGGCCCACCCGCGCGCGATCGCCGCCTTCGGGCGCGAGGCGACCAAGCGCGGCGTGTACCCCGGCGTGGAGAACCGCAACGGCACCATGGTGACCACCTGGCGCGGCGTGCCGCTGCTGCCGTGCGACAAGATCCCGGTCACCGACCAGGGCACCAGCTCGATCCTGGCGATGCGCGTGGGCGAGCAGGACAGCGGCGTGGTCGGCCTGCACCAGACCGGCATCCCGGACGAGTTCCAGCCCGGCCTGAACGCGCGGTTCATGGGCATCAACGAGCTGGGCGTCATCTCCTACCTGGTGAGCGCCTACTACTCGGTCGCCGTGCTGGTACCGGACGCGCTCGGGATCCTGGAGCACGTCGAGATCGGCCGCGAGTAG
- a CDS encoding sigma-70 family RNA polymerase sigma factor — protein MLRVARQRRTQHQEERDRPLGEARPEDELIRRLYREFGSGLLGHAMRLTGSDRQWAEDIVQETLVRAWRNAEKLERDPVLLRSWLFTVARRLVIDDRRKRSVRPQESELTPSDEAPSHDEADRTLAAIVVAEAMNGLTQEHREAILETYLRDRTVGEAAEVLGVPPGTVKSRVYYALRALRRALQDRG, from the coding sequence ATGCTCCGCGTGGCGCGGCAAAGACGCACTCAACACCAAGAAGAGCGGGATCGTCCCCTCGGAGAAGCGCGTCCGGAGGACGAGCTCATCAGGAGGCTCTACCGGGAGTTCGGCAGCGGGCTGCTCGGGCACGCCATGCGGCTGACCGGCAGCGACCGGCAGTGGGCCGAGGACATCGTGCAGGAGACGCTGGTCAGGGCTTGGCGCAACGCCGAGAAGCTGGAGCGGGACCCCGTCCTGCTGCGGTCCTGGCTGTTCACCGTCGCCCGCAGGCTCGTCATCGACGACCGCCGCAAGCGCAGCGTGCGCCCGCAGGAGTCGGAGCTGACCCCGTCCGACGAGGCCCCCTCGCACGACGAGGCGGACCGGACGCTCGCGGCGATCGTCGTCGCCGAGGCGATGAACGGGCTAACCCAGGAACACCGGGAGGCTATTCTCGAAACGTACTTGCGCGACCGTACCGTGGGGGAAGCCGCGGAGGTGCTCGGAGTTCCGCCGGGCACGGTCAAATCCAGGGTCTACTACGCACTTCGCGCCCTGCGGCGGGCGCTTCAGGATCGGGGCTGA
- a CDS encoding family 2 encapsulin nanocompartment cargo protein polyprenyl transferase: MTDLDVSPARRSARDVLAWGRALVDPALRAAVDRLPESMRSIAGYHFGWWDEHGAPTGADAGKAIRPVLVLLAARAVGGRAEDALPAAVAVELVHNFSLLHDDVMDGDATRRHRPTAWAVFGVNAAVLAGDALMTLALDVLAASGHPASARGIVLLSAAVQELLDGQSSDLGFEERDEVGVAECVRMAEGKTAALLGACCSLGALFGGGSADQVGELGLFGERTGLAFQFVDDLLGIWGDPAATGKPVHSDLRNRKKSLPVVAALASRSQAGRELAGLYRGRGELAGAALEEAAGLVEQAGARAWGQRRADELLAQARTHLRAAGVDPVAARELDAVAVLMTRRDR, encoded by the coding sequence ATGACCGATCTCGACGTCTCCCCCGCGCGGCGCTCCGCGCGGGACGTGCTGGCCTGGGGCCGGGCGCTGGTGGACCCGGCGCTGCGCGCCGCCGTCGACCGGCTGCCCGAGTCGATGCGCTCCATCGCGGGCTACCACTTCGGCTGGTGGGACGAGCACGGCGCGCCCACCGGCGCGGACGCGGGCAAGGCGATCCGGCCGGTGCTCGTGCTGCTGGCCGCGCGCGCGGTCGGCGGGCGGGCCGAGGACGCGCTGCCCGCCGCGGTCGCGGTGGAGCTGGTGCACAACTTCTCGCTGCTGCACGACGACGTGATGGACGGCGACGCCACCCGCAGGCACCGGCCGACCGCGTGGGCGGTGTTCGGGGTCAACGCGGCGGTGCTCGCGGGCGACGCGCTGATGACGCTGGCGCTGGACGTGCTGGCCGCGAGCGGGCACCCGGCGTCGGCGCGGGGCATCGTGCTGCTGAGCGCGGCCGTGCAGGAGCTGCTCGACGGGCAGAGCTCGGACCTCGGGTTCGAGGAGCGCGACGAGGTCGGCGTCGCCGAGTGCGTGCGCATGGCCGAGGGCAAGACGGCGGCGCTGCTGGGCGCGTGCTGCTCGCTGGGCGCCCTGTTCGGCGGCGGCTCCGCCGACCAGGTGGGCGAGCTGGGGCTGTTCGGCGAGCGGACGGGCCTGGCGTTCCAGTTCGTGGACGACCTGCTGGGCATCTGGGGCGACCCGGCCGCCACCGGCAAGCCGGTGCACTCGGACCTGCGCAACCGCAAGAAGTCGCTGCCCGTGGTGGCCGCGCTGGCCTCGCGCAGCCAGGCCGGGCGCGAGCTGGCCGGGCTGTACCGGGGGCGCGGCGAGCTGGCCGGGGCGGCGCTGGAGGAGGCGGCCGGGCTGGTCGAGCAGGCCGGGGCGCGGGCGTGGGGCCAGCGGCGGGCCGACGAGCTGCTCGCGCAGGCCAGGACGCACCTGCGGGCGGCGGGCGTCGACCCGGTCGCGGCGCGCGAGCTGGACGCCGTCGCCGTGCTGATGACCCGACGCGACCGCTGA
- a CDS encoding zinc-binding dehydrogenase, with protein sequence MRTRGALLREVGGPLEVVDLELDPPGPGELLVRVGATGLCHSDLSVLDGSRVRPLPMVLGHETAGEVLEVGEGTAGFAPGDHVVLSFVPACGACRRCAAGRPALCEPGAAANRDGALLSGARRLRLPDGTRPHHHLGVSGFAEHAVVSARSATKAPADLPFEVAALFGCAVLTGAGAVLHSARVGPGDVVAVFGLGGVGLAALLAARAAGAARIVAVDLVAGKRELALDLGATDAVAAGPDAVEAVRELTGGGADKVVDTTGVPAALAQAYAATAPGGTTVTVGLPHPDRELVLPALSLVAEERTLKGSYLGSCVPGRDVPRFIALHRAGLLPVERLLSGRLALEEVGAGFDRLAGGEAVRQVVVP encoded by the coding sequence GTGAGGACGCGGGGCGCGCTGCTGCGCGAGGTCGGCGGGCCGCTGGAGGTCGTCGACCTGGAGCTGGACCCGCCGGGGCCGGGCGAGCTGCTGGTCCGGGTCGGCGCCACCGGGCTGTGCCACTCCGACCTGTCCGTGCTCGACGGCTCGCGCGTGCGCCCGCTGCCGATGGTGCTCGGGCACGAGACGGCGGGCGAGGTGCTGGAGGTGGGGGAGGGGACCGCCGGGTTCGCGCCCGGCGACCACGTGGTCCTGTCGTTCGTGCCCGCCTGCGGCGCGTGCCGCCGCTGCGCGGCCGGGCGGCCCGCGCTGTGCGAGCCGGGCGCGGCGGCGAACCGGGACGGCGCCCTGCTGTCCGGCGCGCGCCGCCTGCGCCTGCCCGACGGGACGAGGCCGCACCACCACCTGGGCGTCTCCGGCTTCGCCGAGCACGCGGTGGTCTCCGCCCGCTCGGCCACCAAGGCGCCCGCGGACCTGCCGTTCGAGGTGGCCGCGCTGTTCGGCTGCGCGGTGCTCACCGGGGCGGGCGCGGTGCTGCACAGCGCGCGGGTCGGGCCGGGGGACGTGGTCGCGGTGTTCGGCCTCGGCGGGGTCGGGCTGGCCGCGCTGCTCGCCGCCAGGGCGGCCGGGGCGGCGCGGATCGTGGCCGTGGACCTGGTGGCGGGCAAGCGGGAGCTGGCCCTGGACCTGGGCGCGACCGACGCCGTGGCGGCCGGTCCGGACGCGGTCGAGGCGGTCCGGGAGCTGACCGGGGGAGGCGCGGACAAGGTCGTGGACACCACCGGCGTGCCCGCCGCGCTGGCCCAGGCGTACGCGGCGACGGCGCCGGGCGGCACCACGGTGACCGTCGGCCTGCCGCACCCGGACCGGGAGCTGGTGCTGCCCGCGCTGAGCCTGGTCGCGGAGGAGCGGACCCTGAAAGGCAGCTACCTCGGCTCGTGCGTGCCGGGGCGGGACGTCCCCCGGTTCATCGCCCTGCACCGGGCCGGGCTGCTGCCGGTGGAGCGGCTGCTGAGCGGGAGGCTGGCGCTGGAGGAGGTGGGCGCGGGCTTCGACCGGCTGGCCGGTGGTGAGGCGGTGCGGCAGGTCGTGGTGCCGTGA
- a CDS encoding 1-deoxy-D-xylulose-5-phosphate synthase — MSGAPGGTARPPHADADGAPQPRSEGMPTSLEQLTGPEALRAVPERALPALAAEIRRFLVEKVSRRGGHLGSNLGAVELTIALHRVFDSPHDVLLFDGGHQAYAHKVLTGRAAGFDGLRGFGGLSGYPSAAESQHDVVENSHSSTALSYADGIARALRLQGSDRRVVAVVGDGALTGGMAWEALNNLASADYPVIVVVNDNARSYAPTAGGLAAHLGRLRERRAHPVFEELGLPYLGPVDGHDVPALEGVLAEAAALGRPVVVHCATRKGRGYPPAEGDAVDCLHAVSPSGGTGERGWADVFGAELAEIGLRRADVVCVTAAVQGPSGLDAFARRFPERVFDVGVAEQHAVTSAAGMAMAGAHPVVPLASTFLQRAFDQVLMDVALHRLPVTLVLGGAGVTGPDGPSQQGLWDAALLALVPGMRVAAPRDPSRLVELLREAVAEREAPTALRHPSGPAPEDVFALRRVGGCDVLHEAHAARALLVAVGPMAGVCLEAAELLAGRGVGVDVVDPRWIAPLDPELLRLAGGHRVVLVVEDGVAGGSLGARLAQAVGSARVRSLALPVEFLPHGERAELLRRRGLAAGDVAAAVRRAVDEDSLTVSASVCDCLQDVLPYRGER, encoded by the coding sequence GTGAGCGGCGCGCCGGGTGGCACAGCCCGCCCCCCGCACGCCGACGCGGACGGGGCCCCGCAGCCCCGGTCCGAGGGGATGCCGACCTCGCTGGAGCAGCTGACCGGGCCGGAGGCGCTGCGGGCGGTGCCCGAGCGGGCGCTCCCCGCGCTGGCGGCGGAGATCCGGCGGTTCCTGGTGGAGAAGGTGTCGCGGCGCGGTGGGCACCTGGGGTCCAACCTGGGCGCGGTGGAGCTGACCATCGCGCTGCACCGGGTGTTCGACTCGCCGCACGACGTGCTGCTGTTCGACGGCGGCCACCAGGCGTACGCGCACAAGGTGCTCACCGGTCGGGCCGCCGGGTTCGACGGGCTGCGCGGGTTCGGCGGGCTGTCCGGCTACCCGAGCGCGGCCGAGTCGCAGCACGACGTGGTGGAGAACTCGCACTCGTCCACCGCGCTGTCCTACGCGGACGGGATCGCGCGGGCGCTGCGGTTGCAGGGCTCGGACCGGCGCGTGGTGGCGGTGGTCGGGGACGGCGCGCTCACCGGCGGCATGGCCTGGGAGGCGTTGAACAACCTGGCCTCGGCGGACTACCCGGTGATCGTGGTGGTCAACGACAACGCGCGCTCGTACGCGCCGACGGCGGGCGGGCTGGCCGCGCACCTGGGCCGGTTGCGGGAGCGGCGGGCGCACCCGGTGTTCGAGGAGCTGGGGCTGCCGTACCTGGGGCCGGTGGACGGGCACGACGTGCCCGCGCTGGAGGGCGTGCTGGCCGAGGCCGCCGCGCTGGGCAGGCCGGTGGTGGTGCACTGCGCGACCCGCAAGGGCCGGGGCTACCCGCCCGCCGAGGGCGACGCGGTGGACTGCCTGCACGCGGTGTCGCCGTCGGGGGGCACGGGCGAGCGGGGCTGGGCGGACGTGTTCGGGGCGGAGCTCGCCGAGATCGGGCTCCGGCGGGCGGACGTGGTGTGCGTGACGGCGGCGGTGCAGGGGCCGAGCGGGCTGGACGCGTTCGCGCGGCGGTTCCCGGAGCGGGTGTTCGACGTGGGCGTGGCCGAGCAGCACGCGGTGACGTCGGCGGCGGGCATGGCGATGGCGGGCGCGCACCCGGTGGTGCCGCTGGCGTCGACGTTCCTGCAGCGGGCGTTCGACCAGGTGCTGATGGACGTGGCGCTGCACCGGCTGCCGGTGACGCTGGTGCTGGGCGGGGCCGGGGTGACCGGTCCGGACGGGCCGAGCCAGCAGGGCCTGTGGGACGCGGCGCTGCTGGCGCTGGTGCCGGGGATGCGGGTGGCCGCGCCGCGCGACCCGTCGCGGTTGGTGGAGCTGCTGCGCGAGGCGGTGGCGGAGCGGGAGGCGCCGACGGCGCTGCGGCACCCGAGCGGTCCCGCGCCGGAGGACGTGTTCGCGCTGCGCCGGGTCGGCGGGTGCGACGTGCTGCACGAGGCGCACGCGGCGCGGGCGCTGCTGGTGGCGGTCGGGCCGATGGCCGGGGTGTGCCTGGAGGCGGCGGAGCTGCTGGCGGGGCGGGGCGTCGGGGTGGACGTGGTCGACCCGAGGTGGATCGCGCCGCTGGACCCGGAGCTGCTGCGGTTGGCGGGCGGGCACCGGGTGGTGCTGGTGGTGGAGGACGGCGTCGCGGGCGGGTCGCTGGGCGCGCGGCTGGCGCAGGCGGTGGGGAGCGCGCGGGTGCGGTCGCTGGCGCTGCCGGTGGAGTTCCTGCCGCACGGCGAGCGGGCTGAGCTGCTGCGGCGGCGGGGGTTGGCGGCGGGCGACGTCGCGGCGGCGGTGCGGCGGGCGGTGGACGAGGACTCGCTGACGGTGTCGGCCTCGGTGTGCGACTGCCTGCAGGACGTCCTGCCGTACCGCGGTGAGCGCTGA
- the ispH gene encoding 4-hydroxy-3-methylbut-2-enyl diphosphate reductase yields the protein MGVPLVLLASPRSFCAGVERAVEIVEQLLRRRGGPVHVRKQIVHNTHVVARLESMGAVFVDELDEVPDGAVVVFSAHGVSPAVRAEADRRGFEVVDATCPLVTKVHAEARRFAGRGDTVVLIGHAGHEEVEGTLGEAPDRVLLVDSPEAVAALEVEDPERVSYLMQTTLAVDEAAEVVAALRKRFPALRGPSSDDICYATTNRQEAVREVAREADLVLVVGSANSSNSARLVELVRREGVPAHLIDDVRDLRPRWLEGVRVVGLSAGASAPPGLVDEVVAVLDAHRVEVRETTVETIRFTLPPAVRR from the coding sequence ATGGGAGTCCCACTCGTGCTGCTCGCCTCGCCCCGGTCGTTCTGCGCCGGGGTCGAGCGGGCGGTGGAGATCGTCGAGCAGCTGCTGCGGCGGCGCGGCGGCCCGGTCCACGTGCGCAAGCAGATCGTGCACAACACGCACGTGGTGGCGCGGCTGGAGTCGATGGGCGCGGTGTTCGTGGACGAGCTGGACGAGGTGCCGGACGGGGCCGTGGTGGTGTTCTCCGCGCACGGGGTGTCGCCCGCGGTGCGCGCCGAGGCCGACCGGCGCGGGTTCGAGGTGGTGGACGCGACCTGCCCGCTGGTGACCAAGGTGCACGCGGAGGCGCGCCGGTTCGCCGGGCGCGGGGACACCGTGGTGCTGATCGGGCACGCCGGGCACGAGGAGGTCGAGGGCACGCTCGGCGAGGCCCCGGACCGGGTGCTGCTGGTGGACAGCCCGGAGGCGGTGGCGGCGCTGGAGGTCGAGGACCCGGAGCGGGTGTCCTACCTGATGCAGACGACGCTGGCGGTGGACGAGGCGGCCGAGGTCGTCGCGGCGCTGCGCAAGCGCTTCCCCGCACTGCGCGGCCCCTCTTCGGACGACATCTGCTACGCCACCACGAACCGCCAAGAGGCGGTACGGGAGGTCGCGCGCGAGGCCGATCTGGTCCTCGTGGTCGGTTCAGCGAACTCATCCAACTCGGCAAGGCTGGTGGAACTGGTGCGCCGCGAGGGCGTGCCCGCCCACCTGATCGACGACGTGCGCGACCTGCGCCCGCGATGGCTGGAGGGGGTGCGCGTGGTGGGGTTGAGCGCGGGGGCGTCCGCGCCGCCGGGACTGGTGGACGAGGTCGTGGCGGTGCTGGACGCGCACCGGGTCGAGGTGCGGGAGACCACCGTGGAGACCATCCGGTTCACGCTGCCCCCCGCGGTGCGGAGGTGA
- a CDS encoding DUF742 domain-containing protein yields the protein MTIRVRPYTMTGGRTRSTTSLAIETIVSTNERAGRDALTSTAEHRVISDLCRTPHSVAEVSARLRLPLGVVRVLLSDMSDLTLINIHENMETGEKGPTMALMERVLSGLRGL from the coding sequence GTGACGATTAGGGTCCGGCCCTACACGATGACGGGCGGACGGACGCGCTCGACGACCAGCCTCGCCATCGAGACGATCGTCTCGACGAACGAGCGGGCCGGACGCGACGCACTGACCTCCACCGCCGAGCACCGCGTGATCAGCGACCTCTGCCGCACCCCGCACTCCGTCGCGGAGGTGTCCGCGCGCCTCAGGCTCCCCCTGGGCGTGGTCCGGGTGCTGCTGTCGGACATGTCCGACCTGACGCTGATCAACATCCACGAGAACATGGAGACGGGCGAGAAGGGCCCGACCATGGCGCTGATGGAGCGGGTGCTCTCCGGGCTGCGCGGCCTGTAG